The following DNA comes from Pannonibacter sp. XCT-53.
CAGGCTCTCCACCGACATGAAGCCGTTGGCCTGAACCAGATCGGTGATCTCCGCCTGGCGCTCCGTGATGTCCCCTTGCTCGAGCAACAGCATCATCATTCCTGATCGCCGCGTCTTCCGTCTGCAGCGGTCGCGAAGCCACCCTGTCGGTGGGCCGGCGACTCGCTTGATCCTGCCAGTGTGGAGACGGACTTAATCGGCTCATATGAAACTATGGCGACGTTCATATGAACATAAAATGACGGCCGTTGCCATGTCCGTTTCCGCCCCGCCAAGGCGCGGACTGTTCCTTAAGCGACATCGGATGCCGCAAAACTGGACGCGGCTGCGTAAACAATCACCTTGACCGGAAGGGCAAGCTTTCCCTACGTTTTTTTGACCATTTGGTCAGCCTGTGAGGCGTCTGGCGCAGACCGGCGCGCCGTGGCAGGCTGACGATGGATACCGCGTTCCGCGGCACAGTCAAGACAATGGACCCGGACAAACCGGGCCGGAAGGGGAATGGCAGGTGGAGAGCCGCGCAAGCGCGCCTCCGGGACAGGCCCGTGCTCCGGGCAGGTCCGGAGCTGTGCCGGTGGCTTGTGCACCCTGATCCCCTCGCTTTCCAGAACCGGAGGCAAAAGCCCCCGGCAGACCAAGAGGAGAAGGGGAATGGCGAATATCGCAGTAAAGGCTCTGGCCGCCGCCACGATGCTTGCAGGCGTCCTGTCCGCCGGCGCAGCCTCGGCGGCTGACCAGCTCACCCTGCAGCTGAAATGGGTGACCCAGGGCCAGTTCGCCGGGTACTACGTCGCCAAGGACAAGGGCTTCTACGAAGCCGAAGGCCTTGACGTGACCATCAAGCCGGGTGGCCCGGACATCGCGCCGCCGCAGGTCATTGCCGGTGGCGGGGCCGACGTGATCATCGACTGGATGCCGTCCGCCCTGGCCTCGCGCGAGAAGGGCGTGCCGCTCGTCAACATCGCCCAGCCGTTCAAGAAGTCGGGCATGATGCTGACCTGCCGGAAGGAAACCGGCATCACCTCGCCGGCCGACTTCAAGGGCAAGACCCTCGGCGTCTGGTTCTTCGGCAACGAGTATCCCTTCCTGTCCTGGATGAGCCAGCTCGGCATCCCGACGAGCGGTGGCCCGGATGGCGTGACGGTGCTCAAGCAGGGCTTCAACGTGGATCCGCTGCTGCAGAAGCAGGCCGACTGCATCTCGACGATGACCTACAACGAGTACTGGCAGGTGATCGACGCGGGCATTCCGGCGGAGGATCTGGTCGTCTTCAAGTATGAGGACCAGGGCGTCGCCACGCTCGAGGACGGTCTCTATGTGCTCGAGGACAGCCTGAAGGACCCGGCCAAGGTCGACAAGTACGTCCGTTTCGTGCGCGCCTCGATGAAGGGCTGGGCGTATGCGGCCGAGAATCCGGACGAGGCGGCCGAGATCGTGCTCGAAAATGATGCATCCGGCGCGCAGACCGAGACCCACCAGAAGCGCATGGTCGGCGAGATCGTGAAGCTGGTGGACGGCTCCGACGGCAAGCTCGACAAGGCGGCCTACGAGCGGACGGTGAAGTCGCTGCTCTCCGGCGGCTCCGATCCGGTCATCACCAAGGAGCCGGTCGGCGCCACGACCACGGTCGTCACCGACAAGCTCTGAGCTGACACACCAAAGCCCCGCCCGGGTTCCGGGCGGGGCGTTCCGTCTTGCGACTTGCGTCAGACGAACAGGTTGACGAGGCTTTCCAGGTATTCCTGACGGCCCGACTTCGGCTGCGGCTCGAGGCTCGCGCCGTGCACCCGGTCGGCCAGCGCCTCCAGCGTCACGGTCCCCGTCAGGATCGCGGCATTCTCCGGCGCGCTCCAGCCGGCGTAGCGGTCCTTGACGAAGCCGCCGAGACGGCCGTCCTCGATCATCGCGGCCGCCGCCAGCAGGCCGCGTGCGATGGCGTCGGCCGAGCCGACGTGGGCCTGGATCAGGTCGACGGCGTCGATCGACTGCCGGCGGATCTTGCTGTCGAAGTTGGTGCCGCCGGTGGTGAAGCCGCCGCCTTTCAGGATCTCGTAATAGGCCAGCGCCATCTCCGGCACGTTCATGGCGAACTGGTCCGTATCCCAGCCCGACTGGTAGTCGTTCCGGTTCATGTCCACCGAGCCGAAGATGCCGAGGGCATTGGCCATTGCCAGCTCGTGCTCGAAGGAATGACCGGCGAGGATGGCGTGGCCCTGCTCGATGTTGACCTTCACCTCGTTCTCCAGGCCATAGGCCTTGAGGAAGCCGAAGACCGTGGCGACGTCGAAGTCATACTGGTGCTTGGTCGGCTCCTGCGGCTTCGGCTCGATCAGGATCGTGCCCTTGAAGCCGATGCGGTGCTTGTACTCCACCACCATCGTCAGGAAGCGGCCGAGCTGGTCCAGCTCGCGCTTCAGGTCGGTGTTGAGCAGGGTCTCGTAGCCCTCGCGGCCGCCCCAGAGCACGTAGTTCGCGCCGCCAAGCCGGTGGGTCACGTCCATCGCGTGCTTCACCTGCGCGCCTGCATAGGCGAAGACGTCCGGGTCCGGGTTGGTGGCCGCGCCGGCCATGAAGCGGCGGTTGGAGAACAGGTTCGCCGTGCCCCACAGCAGGCGGACGCCGCTGTCGGCCATCTTGCGCTCGAAGATGTCGGCAATGGCGTTCACATTGGCGTTGCTCTCGGCCAGCGTCGCGCCTTCCGGTGCGATGTCGCGGTCGTGGAACGTGAAGAACGGCATGTCCAGCAGCTGGAACATCTCGAAGGCGACATCCGCCTTGAGCTTCGCCTGCTGCATCGGATCCCCGGCGGCCATCCACGTGCGCTGGAACGTGTCGCCACCGAACGGGTCACCGCCCGGCCAGCAGAAGGAATGCCAGTAGCAGATGGCGAGGCGCAGGTGGTCTTCCATGCGCTTGCCGAGGACCACCCGGTCCTTGTCGTAGTAGCGGTACCCGTAGGGCTCGCGGGCGTCCGGCCCGACATAACGGACCGGCTCAAGGCCGTCGAAAAATCCAGTGGCCACGTCAGATCTCCTTCATTGCAGGATAGAGGGTCCGCCAGTGCCGGTAGGCGTCGGCATAGGCGGACTGGAGGGTGGGATTGGGGTCGATGCTGGCCGCCAGCGGCGGCGCGAAGAAGGTGGCCGGGTCGTAGCCGTCGGCCGCCGCCTGTCCGAGGCGGGCCGCGCCCAGGGCCGCGCCGAAATCGCCATCCTGCGGCACATCCACGGTGACGCCCAGCACGGTGGCAATGATCTCAAGCCACGTGCGCGAGCGTGAGCCACCGCCAACAGCCGTCACGCGCGTGACGCTGCTGCCGGCCGCTGTGAGGGCGCCGAGGCAATCCATCAGGGCGAAGGCGACACCGTCGAGCACCGCATGGGCCAGCTCCGCCTCGCCGGTCTCATGCGCCAGACCCAGGAAGCCGCCGCGGATTGCCACGTCATTGTGCGGGGTGCGTTCGCCGCCAAGATAAGGCATGAACTGGACCGCCGACGGTCCTTTGAGGTCGGTGACCATCCCCGTCAGCTCGGCCGCCGGCCGGCGCAGGATCTTCGACAGCCAGTTGAGGCTGTCCGTCGCCGACAGGATCACGCCCATCTGGTGCCAGGTGTCCGGCACGGCATGGCAGAAGGCATGCACCGCGCTGGCGACATTCGGCGAGAAGCGGTCATTGGTGACAAACAGCACGCCGGAGGTGCCGAGCGAGACGAAGGCCGAGCCCGGCTGGACGGCGCCGACGCCGCAAGCAGACGCAGCATTGTCGCCGCCGCCCCCTGCCACCACCGGGGCCTGCGTCATGCCCCAGCGCGCGGCGAGCTCCGGTCGCAGGCGGCCGCCGGCATCCGACCCCTCGACCAGCCGGGGCATGTGCTCCCGGGTCAGGCCGGTTGCCGCCAGCAGCGGCTCCGACCAGTCGCGGGCCGCCACATCCAGCCACAGGGTGCCGGCACTGTCCGACATGTCGCCGACATGGTCGCCGGTGAGGCGCAGCCGCACGTAGTCCTTGGGCAGCAGCACCTTGGCGACTTTCGCGAAGATGTCCGGCTCGTTCTCGCGCACCCATTGCAGCTTGGGCGCGGTGAAGCCGGGCATGACCCGGTTGCCGCCGAGGGTGAGGAAGCGGGGCTCGCGCGCCTCCAGCCCGGTGCACTGGCTGGCCGAGCGGCCGTCGTTCCACAGGATGCAGGGGCGCAGCGGCCGGTCGGCGGCATCGAGCAGGGTCGCGCCATGCATGTGGCCTGAAAGGCCGATGCCGCGCACGGCGGCCATCTCGCGCGGATGACGCCGGCCGAGGTCCTCGAGAGTGGCCTCGATGCCGCGCCACCAGCTGTCCGGATCCTGTTCCGACCAGCCGGGATGGGGGCGCGAGACATCGAGATGGGCACTGGCGGAGGCAACGGGCTGCTGGTCGTCGTCCAGCAGCACCGCCTTGACGGAGCTGGTGCCGATATCGAGGCCGATGAACATGAGGTGCGTTCCTCAAAACGGGTCCAAGAGAACCCCGGGCCTGCGAACCACGGGGGTTCCGGCACCGGGGAGCCTTGTCTTAGCGGGTTTGGAGACGGCCGCAAAGGGCGGTCGGCCGGATGGTGTCGCCAGTCCGCCGGGGACTGGCGACAGCGGGATGGGGCCCTGTCCGGATCAGGCGGCTTCCAGATCCTCGGCCATGGCGCCGGGACCGGGCTTTGCGCCCGGGGGGCACTTGCCGAGGATGATCATGCCGAGCACCTCGTCCTTGGTCACGTCCTCGGTGCGCGCGGTGCCGACGACCCGGCCGTTCTTCATGACGGTCAGACGGTCGCACAGCTCGAACACGTCCTCGATGTCGTGGCTGATGAGGAAGATGCCGAGGCCCTGGCGCTTCAGCTCCTGGATCAGCTCGCCCACCATCTGGGTCTCGTGCACGCCGAGTGCGGCGGTCGGCTCGTCCATGATCAGGATGCGGGCGTTGAAATACACCGCCCGGGCAATGGCGACCGACTGGCGCTGGCCACCGGAGAGGGCCTTCACCGGAACCTTGAACTTCTTGAAGTTCGGGTTGAGCCGGCTCATGATCTTGCGCGTTTCGGCTTCCATCCGGTCGTCATCGACGAAGCCGAGCGGC
Coding sequences within:
- a CDS encoding ABC transporter substrate-binding protein, which gives rise to MANIAVKALAAATMLAGVLSAGAASAADQLTLQLKWVTQGQFAGYYVAKDKGFYEAEGLDVTIKPGGPDIAPPQVIAGGGADVIIDWMPSALASREKGVPLVNIAQPFKKSGMMLTCRKETGITSPADFKGKTLGVWFFGNEYPFLSWMSQLGIPTSGGPDGVTVLKQGFNVDPLLQKQADCISTMTYNEYWQVIDAGIPAEDLVVFKYEDQGVATLEDGLYVLEDSLKDPAKVDKYVRFVRASMKGWAYAAENPDEAAEIVLENDASGAQTETHQKRMVGEIVKLVDGSDGKLDKAAYERTVKSLLSGGSDPVITKEPVGATTTVVTDKL
- the xylA gene encoding xylose isomerase is translated as MATGFFDGLEPVRYVGPDAREPYGYRYYDKDRVVLGKRMEDHLRLAICYWHSFCWPGGDPFGGDTFQRTWMAAGDPMQQAKLKADVAFEMFQLLDMPFFTFHDRDIAPEGATLAESNANVNAIADIFERKMADSGVRLLWGTANLFSNRRFMAGAATNPDPDVFAYAGAQVKHAMDVTHRLGGANYVLWGGREGYETLLNTDLKRELDQLGRFLTMVVEYKHRIGFKGTILIEPKPQEPTKHQYDFDVATVFGFLKAYGLENEVKVNIEQGHAILAGHSFEHELAMANALGIFGSVDMNRNDYQSGWDTDQFAMNVPEMALAYYEILKGGGFTTGGTNFDSKIRRQSIDAVDLIQAHVGSADAIARGLLAAAAMIEDGRLGGFVKDRYAGWSAPENAAILTGTVTLEALADRVHGASLEPQPKSGRQEYLESLVNLFV
- the xylB gene encoding xylulokinase is translated as MFIGLDIGTSSVKAVLLDDDQQPVASASAHLDVSRPHPGWSEQDPDSWWRGIEATLEDLGRRHPREMAAVRGIGLSGHMHGATLLDAADRPLRPCILWNDGRSASQCTGLEAREPRFLTLGGNRVMPGFTAPKLQWVRENEPDIFAKVAKVLLPKDYVRLRLTGDHVGDMSDSAGTLWLDVAARDWSEPLLAATGLTREHMPRLVEGSDAGGRLRPELAARWGMTQAPVVAGGGGDNAASACGVGAVQPGSAFVSLGTSGVLFVTNDRFSPNVASAVHAFCHAVPDTWHQMGVILSATDSLNWLSKILRRPAAELTGMVTDLKGPSAVQFMPYLGGERTPHNDVAIRGGFLGLAHETGEAELAHAVLDGVAFALMDCLGALTAAGSSVTRVTAVGGGSRSRTWLEIIATVLGVTVDVPQDGDFGAALGAARLGQAAADGYDPATFFAPPLAASIDPNPTLQSAYADAYRHWRTLYPAMKEI
- a CDS encoding ATP-binding cassette domain-containing protein, producing MANQGKTPLVDMKDICISFGGVHAVDHAYVDLYPGEVVGLLGHNGAGKSTLIKILSGAYRPDSGEIRIDGKPATINSPRDARSYNIETIYQTLALADNLDAASNLFLGRELVTPLGFVDDDRMEAETRKIMSRLNPNFKKFKVPVKALSGGQRQSVAIARAVYFNARILIMDEPTAALGVHETQMVGELIQELKRQGLGIFLISHDIEDVFELCDRLTVMKNGRVVGTARTEDVTKDEVLGMIILGKCPPGAKPGPGAMAEDLEAA